The stretch of DNA GCAGTACACATCACTTATGAATATGAATTAAGACCCCTTTATTCAAATAATGAGAGGTCAAAAATGAGTGATGGGACCAGCGCTTGAACTTGAGCCAGGATGGCTCCAAGTGACTTCCTATTATTCGCTCCCTCAGTTTGGGGGCAGCAATTGCCAATCTAAGTGTCACCACATCTCAGAAGAATATCATGTGATGAACTAAAGCACTGCAAATTCTGAATAATTTgactttagaaaaatataaaggaataagATCTAAAGTCAGCTCTCGAATAAACATCACTCCTACTTAGATCCAGACATGCTTTCTGGAGTGGGAAATAAAGGCACCAGGAGTTACCAAGAACTCCTGGAGACCCTTGGTGGGCCTGTAGATAGGCAGCCTGAATTGGCAGGTGTCAAAGGCCAAGAACCACTGCTGGGGACCTCTTGGCAGCTCCACTCCTGACCCACCAAACCCACTCTGCTTCCCCTGTACAGACACACCCCAAGGAGGCCAGCACGGTGAGGTACTGGTTGATCTGCAGCATGGCGGCGTCCAGCAGTGTGTGGATGTTACGCAGGCTCTGCAGCCGGGCCTCCAGGTGCTGCCGCTCATGGCCCTCCAGAGCTCGTAGCTCCTCTGGGGTCAGCCCAGCAAAGCCCGCAGGGGGCACAGGCATTGGGGGGaaggctggagagagagaggctcAGTCTGGGCTGCTGGGGCCAGACACCAACCTCACCCCCAAGAAGAACCCAGAGAGTGGCCCAGCTTACCAAAGGGTGGAGGCAGGGGCATACCCAtccagggaggagggaaggggaaaccAGGGGCAGGGCCAGCCTCTGGGGCAGAGCCAGAGCCTGGGCCAGATGCTGTGGCAGAAGCAGCAGTAGCACTGGTGCCAGCAGCTGTGGTTGTAGCTGCTCCACTGGGCCGAGAAAGGGCTGCTGAAGAGCAGGAACGAAGTCAGTGAGTGTTCCATCCCTGCCGCCCCCTGGCTGTCACAGTACCCAAAGGCTCACCTGCACTGGTGGATGGAGGAGCCACAGCCTCTCCTGAGCTGGGGGGAGGCGGGACAGGTGGAAAGGGGCCCATGGGGGGCCACAGTGGGAACATGCCTGGAGGAAAAGGAGGCAGGAGGCCCTGGGGGACTGCAGAGAGAAGACGGAGGTAAGGAAAGGGCCAAATGGACACAGACCCAACTCCCAGGCAGGGGGCCTGGCTATTGAGAGCTCTGTCCTATTCCCACAGGCCCTCAGCCCAGCACTGGTCACACTGACTGCAAGCATCTATTTCTCATCTTTTAATCCCTCCCTGGCCCAGACTGAGATTCTGGAGGGCAGGGACTCTCCAATTTCCCAGCATCTTCCACATCCAGCCCAGGGCAAGTATCCAGTGGTATGCCGGGTGGCCAGACAAGGGGATACTCACagttggggggctgaggcaagagtggtggggggtggggggcagggggtggccCCTGATCCGCAGGCTCCGGGGGTGGTGGTGACTGCGCTGGCAGCGATGCACGAAGGACATCCATACGGCAGGTGGGGCAGGTCTGCTGCCGCTGGAACCAGGAGCGCAGGCAGCTGCGGGTCAAGGCCAGGCAGAGGTCAGCAGGTCCCTAGGGGCCTGCCTTCTGGGGCCTGTGCCCTGCTGTGCAGGCTCCCCAGGGCCCCTCCCACCTGGTATGGAAAATGTGGTTGCAGGGCAGTCTCTTGGCACCAGTCACCATCTCTTCTCGGCAGATGATGCAGACATTGTCCATTGCCTGGAGCTCCTCTGGGGTGGCATCTGGATACCTGGTTAGGATGACAGGGGCTGTATCAGGTCCAGAGCTGGAAGCAGAGGGACCCAGGACCGAGCTTGGGACAGCAGCCATGACAAGCCTACTTACAGGGTGTTCATGTTGCGGATGGCTCGGCGAGACATGATGGCATCTGTCACAGCTTTCTTGAACTGTCTGAAAGGACAGTCAGTGAAAGCAGGAGAAGGGACGGGATCAGGTCAGGAGGATCGGGGGACAGGGCCGGGCTCACCTCATGGCCAGGTACATGGGCCGGATGGCAAAGAGTGGGAAGGTGTGCACCTTGATCATGATGGTCATGAAGGCCATGTACAGCAGAACCTTGATGAAGCCTGAGGGGAGGGGATGCAGAAAGCAGCAGGTCACAGggccaggaggcagagtggaGGATGCTGGTCCAGATCAGGAGAGGCCCAGGCCCCTCTCACCTGTAAACAGCTCTGTGTAGAGCATGTACACAGCCTTGTTGTCCCAGGGGTTCTCACTCTGGAGGTCCACGGAGTGCAGCACATACTTGATGAAGATGGTGAGCACCATCGTCATCAGGATGGCATACTGAAGGGAGAGGGGG from Homo sapiens chromosome 11, GRCh38.p14 Primary Assembly encodes:
- the SYVN1 gene encoding E3 ubiquitin-protein ligase synoviolin isoform b (isoform b is encoded by transcript variant 2); the protein is MFRTAVMMAASLALTGAVVAHAYYLKHQFYPTVVYLTKSSPSMAVLYIQAFVLVFLLGKVMGKVFFGQLRAAEMEHLLERSWYAVTETCLAFTVFRDDFSPRFVALFTLLLFLKCFHWLAEDRVDFMERSPNISWLFHCRIVSLMFLLGILDFLFVSHAYHSILTRGASVQLVFGFEYAILMTMVLTIFIKYVLHSVDLQSENPWDNKAVYMLYTELFTGFIKVLLYMAFMTIMIKVHTFPLFAIRPMYLAMRQFKKAVTDAIMSRRAIRNMNTLYPDATPEELQAMDNVCIICREEMVTGAKRLPCNHIFHTSCLRSWFQRQQTCPTCRMDVLRASLPAQSPPPPEPADQGPPPAPHPPPLLPQPPNFPQGLLPPFPPGMFPLWPPMGPFPPVPPPPSSGEAVAPPSTSAAALSRPSGAATTTAAGTSATAASATASGPGSGSAPEAGPAPGFPFPPPWMGMPLPPPFAFPPMPVPPAGFAGLTPEELRALEGHERQHLEARLQSLRNIHTLLDAAMLQINQYLTVLASLGPPRPATSVNSTEETATTVVAAASSTSIPSSEATTPTPGASPPAPEMERPPAPESVGTEEMPEDGEPDAAELRRRRLQKLESPVAH
- the SYVN1 gene encoding E3 ubiquitin-protein ligase synoviolin isoform X2, with translation MFRTAVMMAASLALTGAVVAHAYYLKHQFYPTVVYLTKSSPSMAVLYIQAFVLVFLLGKVMGKVFFGQLRAAEMEHLLERSWYAVTETCLAFTVFRDDFSPRFVALFTLLLFLKCFHWLAEDRVDFMERSPNISWLFHCRIVSLMFLLGILDFLFVSHAYHSILTRGASVQLVFGFEYAILMTMVLTIFIKYVLHSVDLQSENPWDNKAVYMLYTELFTGFIKVLLYMAFMTIMIKVHTFPLFAIRPMYLAMRQFKKAVTDAIMSRRAIRNMNTLYPDATPEELQAMDNVCIICREEMVTGAKRLPCNHIFHTSCLRSWFQRQQTCPTCRMDVLRASLPAQSPPPPEPADQGPPPAPHPPPLLPQPPNFPQGLLPPFPPGMFPLWPPMGPFPPVPPPPSSGEAVAPPSTSAALSRPSGAATTTAAGTSATAASATASGPGSGSAPEAGPAPGFPFPPPWMGMPLPPPFAFPPMPVPPAGFAGLTPEELRALEGHERQHLEARLQSLRNIHTLLDAAMLQINQYLTVLASLGHWGHKGTSFYTLFCKAHQGQENLPNLGCQGQARLSSLLFPGPPGLPLQSTPLRRLPLQLLLLPPPPASLAQRPRPQPQEPPHQPLKWKGLQLLSQWAQRRCLRMESPMQQSSAGAACRSWSLLLPTDTAPAQPQPLLF
- the SYVN1 gene encoding E3 ubiquitin-protein ligase synoviolin isoform X1, with amino-acid sequence MFRTAVMMAASLALTGAVVAHAYYLKHQFYPTVVYLTKSSPSMAVLYIQAFVLVFLLGKVMGKVFFGQLRAAEMEHLLERSWYAVTETCLAFTVFRDDFSPRFVALFTLLLFLKCFHWLAEDRVDFMERSPNISWLFHCRIVSLMFLLGILDFLFVSHAYHSILTRGASVQLVFGFEYAILMTMVLTIFIKYVLHSVDLQSENPWDNKAVYMLYTELFTGFIKVLLYMAFMTIMIKVHTFPLFAIRPMYLAMRQFKKAVTDAIMSRRAIRNMNTLYPDATPEELQAMDNVCIICREEMVTGAKRLPCNHIFHTSCLRSWFQRQQTCPTCRMDVLRASLPAQSPPPPEPADQGPPPAPHPPPLLPQPPNFPQGLLPPFPPGMFPLWPPMGPFPPVPPPPSSGEAVAPPSTSAAALSRPSGAATTTAAGTSATAASATASGPGSGSAPEAGPAPGFPFPPPWMGMPLPPPFAFPPMPVPPAGFAGLTPEELRALEGHERQHLEARLQSLRNIHTLLDAAMLQINQYLTVLASLGHWGHKGTSFYTLFCKAHQGQENLPNLGCQGQARLSSLLFPGPPGLPLQSTPLRRLPLQLLLLPPPPASLAQRPRPQPQEPPHQPLKWKGLQLLSQWAQRRCLRMESPMQQSSAGAACRSWSLLLPTDTAPAQPQPLLF
- the SYVN1 gene encoding E3 ubiquitin-protein ligase synoviolin isoform a (isoform a is encoded by transcript variant 1); the protein is MFRTAVMMAASLALTGAVVAHAYYLKHQFYPTVVYLTKSSPSMAVLYIQAFVLVFLLGKVMGKVFFGQLRAAEMEHLLERSWYAVTETCLAFTVFRDDFSPRFVALFTLLLFLKCFHWLAEDRVDFMERSPNISWLFHCRIVSLMFLLGILDFLFVSHAYHSILTRGASVQLVFGFEYAILMTMVLTIFIKYVLHSVDLQSENPWDNKAVYMLYTELFTGFIKVLLYMAFMTIMIKVHTFPLFAIRPMYLAMRQFKKAVTDAIMSRRAIRNMNTLYPDATPEELQAMDNVCIICREEMVTGAKRLPCNHIFHTSCLRSWFQRQQTCPTCRMDVLRASLPAQSPPPPEPADQGPPPAPHPPPLLPQPPNFPQGLLPPFPPGMFPLWPPMGPFPPVPPPPSSGEAVAPPSTSAALSRPSGAATTTAAGTSATAASATASGPGSGSAPEAGPAPGFPFPPPWMGMPLPPPFAFPPMPVPPAGFAGLTPEELRALEGHERQHLEARLQSLRNIHTLLDAAMLQINQYLTVLASLGPPRPATSVNSTEETATTVVAAASSTSIPSSEATTPTPGASPPAPEMERPPAPESVGTEEMPEDGEPDAAELRRRRLQKLESPVAH